In Holophagales bacterium, one DNA window encodes the following:
- a CDS encoding ribonuclease HI family protein, translating to MSEPAARAWVDGGARGNPGPAGFGVILEHAGGREEIGGYLGSTTNNVAEYAALATLLGRALELGLPRLEVASDSELVVKQVAGAYKVRAPHLQPIFLGVQAMKRRIAHFRLRHVPREQNREADRLANRAIDERLPLPGCLDRSLLPPR from the coding sequence TTGAGCGAGCCGGCGGCGCGCGCCTGGGTCGACGGCGGCGCGCGCGGCAATCCCGGCCCGGCGGGTTTCGGGGTGATTCTCGAGCATGCCGGCGGACGGGAAGAGATCGGCGGCTACCTCGGCTCGACGACCAACAACGTCGCCGAGTACGCCGCGCTGGCCACGCTGCTCGGCCGTGCCCTCGAGCTCGGGCTCCCGCGCCTCGAGGTGGCGAGCGACAGCGAACTGGTCGTCAAGCAGGTCGCCGGTGCCTACAAGGTGCGCGCCCCGCATCTCCAGCCGATCTTCCTCGGCGTGCAGGCGATGAAGCGGCGCATCGCCCACTTCCGGCTCCGCCACGTGCCGCGCGAACAGAATCGCGAGGCCGATCGGCTCGCCAACCGCGCGATCGACGAGCGGCTGCCGCTGCCGGGCTGTCTCGATCGTTCGCTCCTGCCGCCGCGCTGA
- a CDS encoding lytic transglycosylase domain-containing protein, producing the protein MRKPVLIASWAAGAVAAALVAATGLVGSDTPPIATNAPVVDPAGTPADPTADRELARALRQGDWKAALRRLEPTQTTGEPAGGRARLLLGFAAHAKGRLADAERWLAGAGGATAALSGFGDWRLFLLADAAASQGHRPVAIAALDELIAGFAATPLRSQAYLKLAELLAADSKSAQAVAWIAAGRAAGATGEPAVRLEALAWALGRELGDRAVQLEAARRLLVMAPLEAARLDVAAAFPGGNWIGTLGPEELERRAESLLALELAPSALQTLEAIPATARDARWSTLKARALVADHRAAEACELLAAVPAEGAAERLLLDWTRAQAAAAAATAERGRNNPPASVRAQYRRLEEELLQRAAARAVADPALGRLALRALYANLEADDRIEEAVATLVRLRALDPTDTTGARHLWERGWREFRGRNFTGAVGFWAQLHDLYPKSAYGRSARYWTARAFARLGDKSRAQEVFREVAAGRPVDFYARQAASRLEARGALPPDDEASAREPWPEDARLGRARQLTDLGLDELALAEIELLTGTVDPRSETALRGVVLAHQGERRESLRLLRRAFPRLGTAFQAEVPREAIELFYPLDYGDTIRRLATAARLPAPLVFAVIHQESAFDARAKSRSGARGLMQVMPATGRELARRIGIPYSLARLDEPETSVRLGTTYLRQVLEMFGGNVELALAGYNGGPNRILSLWRHAGPQPELDSFLEDLSVEESKNYVKRILVLADGYRQLYPSLG; encoded by the coding sequence ATGCGCAAGCCGGTCCTGATCGCCTCCTGGGCTGCGGGAGCCGTCGCCGCCGCCCTGGTCGCGGCGACCGGCCTGGTCGGCTCCGATACCCCGCCGATCGCCACCAACGCTCCCGTCGTCGACCCGGCGGGAACACCCGCCGACCCGACCGCCGACCGCGAGCTCGCCCGGGCGTTGCGCCAGGGAGACTGGAAGGCGGCGCTACGTCGACTCGAGCCGACACAGACCACCGGGGAGCCGGCGGGAGGCCGGGCGAGGCTCCTGCTCGGCTTCGCTGCGCACGCCAAGGGCCGACTCGCGGATGCCGAACGTTGGCTCGCCGGGGCCGGCGGTGCGACGGCGGCGCTCTCGGGCTTCGGCGATTGGCGCCTCTTCCTCCTTGCCGACGCCGCGGCCAGTCAGGGACACCGGCCGGTCGCCATCGCGGCGCTCGACGAGCTCATCGCCGGGTTCGCCGCGACGCCGTTGCGTTCCCAGGCCTACCTCAAGCTCGCCGAGCTGCTGGCGGCCGACAGCAAGAGCGCCCAGGCCGTCGCCTGGATCGCCGCAGGACGCGCCGCCGGTGCGACCGGCGAGCCCGCCGTCCGTCTCGAAGCCCTCGCTTGGGCGCTCGGACGGGAGCTCGGCGACCGCGCCGTCCAACTCGAAGCCGCCCGTCGCTTGCTGGTGATGGCCCCGCTCGAGGCGGCGCGCCTGGACGTCGCCGCCGCCTTCCCGGGCGGGAACTGGATCGGCACGCTCGGCCCCGAGGAGCTCGAGCGACGCGCCGAGAGCCTGCTGGCTCTCGAGCTCGCGCCGAGCGCCCTGCAAACCCTCGAGGCGATTCCTGCCACGGCGCGCGACGCCCGCTGGTCGACGCTCAAGGCCCGGGCGCTGGTGGCCGACCATCGCGCCGCCGAGGCGTGCGAGCTCCTCGCGGCGGTGCCCGCGGAGGGAGCCGCCGAGCGACTGCTCCTCGACTGGACGCGCGCCCAGGCCGCTGCCGCGGCGGCGACCGCCGAGCGGGGTCGCAACAACCCCCCGGCGAGCGTCCGGGCGCAGTATCGGCGGCTCGAGGAGGAGCTGCTGCAGCGCGCCGCGGCACGCGCCGTCGCCGATCCCGCCCTCGGGCGGCTCGCCCTTCGGGCGCTCTATGCCAACCTCGAGGCCGACGACCGGATCGAGGAGGCCGTGGCCACCCTCGTCCGGCTTCGAGCTCTCGACCCGACCGACACCACCGGGGCGCGACACCTCTGGGAGCGCGGCTGGCGCGAGTTCCGCGGACGGAACTTCACCGGCGCCGTCGGCTTCTGGGCGCAGTTGCACGATCTCTACCCGAAGTCGGCCTACGGGCGGAGCGCCCGCTACTGGACGGCGCGGGCGTTCGCCCGGCTCGGCGACAAGAGCCGCGCCCAGGAGGTCTTTCGCGAGGTCGCCGCCGGTCGGCCGGTGGATTTCTACGCTCGGCAGGCCGCCAGCCGCCTCGAGGCCCGCGGTGCGCTGCCGCCCGACGACGAGGCGAGTGCGCGCGAGCCCTGGCCGGAGGACGCGCGCCTGGGCCGGGCTCGGCAGCTCACCGACCTCGGCCTCGACGAGCTCGCGCTCGCCGAGATCGAGCTGCTCACCGGCACGGTCGACCCACGCAGCGAAACGGCCCTGCGTGGCGTGGTCCTGGCGCATCAGGGCGAACGGCGGGAGAGCCTGCGCCTGCTGCGTCGCGCCTTCCCCCGGCTCGGTACCGCCTTCCAGGCCGAGGTGCCGCGCGAAGCGATCGAGCTCTTCTACCCGCTCGACTACGGCGACACGATCCGCCGCCTGGCGACCGCCGCGCGGCTTCCGGCGCCGCTCGTCTTCGCCGTCATCCATCAAGAGAGCGCCTTCGACGCCCGGGCGAAGAGCCGCTCGGGCGCCCGCGGGTTGATGCAGGTCATGCCGGCGACCGGCCGGGAGCTCGCGAGGCGGATCGGCATTCCCTACTCGCTCGCCCGGCTCGACGAGCCCGAGACCAGCGTCCGGCTGGGAACCACCTACCTGCGCCAGGTGCTCGAGATGTTCGGCGGCAACGTCGAGCTGGCGCTCGCCGGCTACAACGGCGGGCCGAACCGCATCCTCTCGTTGTGGCGGCACGCCGGCCCCCAGCCCGAGCTCGACTCGTTCCTCGAAGACCTGTCCGTCGAGGAGTCGAAGAACTACGTGAAAAGGATCCTCGTCCTCGCGGATGGCTATCGCCAGCTCTATCCTTCGCTCGGATGA
- the rpsU gene encoding 30S ribosomal protein S21, whose product MPVVHVREDESFENALRRFKRKCEKAGVLTELKKRQHFEKPSVKRKRKAVQARKKMARKLSEERRLGLA is encoded by the coding sequence ATGCCCGTAGTCCACGTGCGTGAGGACGAGAGCTTCGAGAACGCGCTGCGCCGCTTCAAGCGCAAGTGCGAGAAGGCTGGCGTCCTGACCGAGCTCAAGAAGCGCCAGCACTTCGAGAAGCCCTCCGTCAAGCGCAAGCGCAAGGCGGTCCAGGCCCGCAAGAAGATGGCCCGCAAGCTCAGCGAGGAGCGGCGTCTCGGTCTGGCCTGA